Proteins encoded by one window of Campylobacter concisus:
- the rpsG gene encoding 30S ribosomal protein S7, which translates to MRRRKAPVREVLPDPIYGNKIITKFINSLMYDGKKSVATEIMYGAIKAIEKKNAEVKGIDVFNDAIENVKPILEVKSRRVGGATYQVPVEVRPARQQALAIRWLITYARKRSERTMIDKLANELLDAANSKGASFKKKEDTYKMAEANKAFAHYRW; encoded by the coding sequence ATGAGAAGAAGAAAAGCCCCTGTAAGGGAAGTCTTACCTGATCCGATTTACGGAAATAAAATAATCACTAAATTTATTAATTCTCTTATGTATGATGGCAAAAAAAGCGTCGCTACTGAGATAATGTATGGTGCTATTAAAGCCATAGAAAAGAAAAATGCTGAGGTTAAAGGCATCGATGTTTTTAATGATGCTATCGAAAATGTAAAACCTATTCTAGAAGTTAAATCACGCCGTGTTGGTGGTGCTACTTATCAAGTACCAGTTGAGGTTCGCCCAGCTCGCCAACAAGCTCTTGCTATCCGCTGGCTTATAACTTACGCTAGAAAAAGAAGCGAAAGAACTATGATAGATAAACTAGCGAATGAGCTCTTAGATGCGGCAAACTCAAAAGGTGCATCTTTCAAGAAGAAGGAAGATACTTACAAGATGGCAGAGGCTAATAAAGCATTTGCTCACTACCGCTGGTAA
- the fusA gene encoding elongation factor G: protein MAERKTPLHKVRNIGIAAHIDAGKTTTSERILFFTGMSHKIGEVHDGAATMDWMEQEKERGITITSAATTAFWKGYQINLIDTPGHVDFTIEVERSMRVLDGAVSVFCSVGGVQPQSETVWRQANKYHVPRIVFVNKMDRIGANFFRVEEQIRERLKANPIPIQIPIGAEDNFRGVVDLVRMKAYVWNDEKKPTDYVEEEIPAEVKEKAEEYRAKLIEAVSETDDSLMEKFFAGEELSEEEIKKGIKAGCLRMTITPMLCGTAFKNKGIQPLLDAVVDYLPAPDEIAAINGVYEDGAEVTVESTDDGEFAALAFKIMTDPFVGQLTFIRVYRGSLESGSYAYNTVQDCKERIGRLLKMHSNKREEITELFAGEIGAVVGLKNTLTGDTLASEKDKVILERMDFPEPVISVAVEPKTKADQEKMAIALQKLAQEDPSFRVSTDEESGQTIISGMGELHLEIIVDRMLREFKVDAEVGQPQVAYRETIRKTVEQEYKYAKQSGGRGQYGHVFLRIEPLPAASGFEFVNDIKGGVVPKEYIPAVEKGCKEALQSGVLAGYPVEDVKVTLFDGSYHEVDSSEMAFKLAASMGFKEGARKAGAVILEPMMKVEVETPEEYMGDVIGDLNKRRGQVNSMDDRNGVKIIAAYCPLAQMFGYSTDLRSMTQGRATYSMEFDHYEEVPKNVSDEIIKKRNG, encoded by the coding sequence ATGGCAGAGAGAAAAACGCCTTTACATAAGGTAAGAAATATCGGTATTGCGGCTCACATTGATGCTGGAAAGACAACTACTAGTGAGAGAATTTTATTCTTTACTGGTATGAGCCATAAAATAGGTGAGGTTCATGATGGTGCTGCTACCATGGACTGGATGGAACAAGAAAAAGAGCGTGGTATTACTATTACTTCAGCTGCAACTACGGCATTTTGGAAGGGTTATCAAATAAACCTAATTGACACTCCGGGACACGTTGACTTTACTATCGAAGTTGAGCGTTCTATGCGTGTTCTTGACGGTGCTGTTTCAGTATTTTGTTCTGTTGGTGGTGTTCAACCACAATCAGAAACTGTTTGGAGACAAGCAAATAAATATCACGTACCAAGAATTGTTTTTGTTAATAAAATGGACAGAATTGGTGCAAATTTCTTTAGAGTTGAAGAGCAGATCAGGGAAAGACTAAAAGCAAACCCAATTCCTATTCAAATTCCTATAGGTGCCGAGGATAACTTTAGAGGTGTGGTTGACCTTGTAAGAATGAAAGCTTATGTTTGGAATGATGAGAAAAAACCAACTGACTACGTTGAAGAAGAAATTCCAGCTGAAGTTAAAGAAAAAGCAGAGGAATACCGTGCAAAACTAATCGAAGCAGTTTCAGAGACAGATGATAGCTTGATGGAGAAATTTTTTGCTGGTGAAGAGCTAAGTGAAGAAGAGATCAAAAAAGGCATAAAAGCAGGCTGCTTGAGAATGACTATCACGCCTATGCTTTGCGGAACTGCGTTTAAAAACAAAGGAATTCAACCTCTACTTGATGCTGTTGTTGATTATTTACCAGCTCCAGATGAGATCGCAGCAATAAATGGTGTTTATGAAGATGGCGCTGAAGTAACTGTTGAAAGTACAGATGATGGCGAATTTGCCGCTCTTGCGTTTAAGATTATGACTGACCCATTTGTTGGACAGCTAACATTTATCCGTGTTTATAGAGGAAGCCTTGAAAGTGGTAGCTATGCTTACAACACAGTTCAAGACTGCAAAGAGAGAATCGGTCGCTTGCTAAAAATGCACTCAAATAAACGTGAAGAGATTACCGAGCTTTTTGCTGGTGAGATCGGCGCTGTTGTTGGTCTAAAAAATACTCTAACAGGTGATACTCTAGCTAGTGAAAAAGATAAAGTTATCCTTGAGAGAATGGACTTCCCTGAGCCAGTTATTAGTGTTGCAGTCGAGCCAAAAACAAAAGCTGACCAGGAAAAAATGGCAATAGCACTTCAAAAACTAGCTCAAGAAGATCCAAGTTTTAGAGTTAGTACAGACGAAGAGAGTGGTCAAACTATTATTAGTGGTATGGGTGAGCTTCACCTTGAGATCATTGTTGATCGTATGCTTCGTGAATTTAAAGTTGATGCTGAAGTTGGTCAACCACAAGTTGCTTATCGTGAAACTATTCGTAAGACAGTTGAACAAGAGTATAAGTATGCTAAACAATCAGGCGGTCGTGGTCAATATGGTCACGTATTTTTACGTATTGAGCCGCTTCCAGCTGCTAGTGGATTTGAATTTGTTAATGATATCAAAGGTGGTGTTGTTCCAAAAGAATATATTCCAGCTGTTGAAAAAGGTTGCAAAGAGGCACTTCAAAGTGGTGTTCTTGCTGGTTACCCAGTCGAAGATGTTAAAGTTACCCTTTTTGATGGTAGCTACCATGAAGTTGACTCATCTGAAATGGCATTTAAACTTGCTGCTTCAATGGGATTCAAGGAAGGTGCTAGAAAGGCAGGTGCTGTTATTCTTGAGCCTATGATGAAGGTTGAAGTTGAAACTCCAGAAGAGTATATGGGTGATGTTATAGGCGACCTTAACAAACGCCGTGGCCAAGTAAATTCAATGGATGATAGAAATGGTGTGAAGATCATTGCAGCTTATTGTCCATTAGCTCAAATGTTTGGATATTCAACAGATCTTCGCTCAATGACTCAAGGCCGTGCAACTTATTCAATGGAATTCGATCACTACGAAGAAGTTCCTAAAAACGTAAGTGATGAGATCATTAAAAAAAGAAATGGCTAA
- a CDS encoding c-type cytochrome, with the protein MKSIKISFLACFLVANAFAASQVYYIEARGEFGKELAEMAKKQANDRNEKVNVYIDEDPRRYKDNRILKLGVDRKGRYSVSLGKELYEKQCSSCHGENADKRPFGSTPLKNMDAKDIEDSIISYRSDSSFGGSGKNVMQNQAKILSNNDLGAILAYLKGKDAFAERDTNENKPVSTQTKQGSYLR; encoded by the coding sequence ATGAAAAGTATTAAAATTTCTTTTTTGGCGTGTTTTTTGGTGGCAAATGCCTTTGCAGCTTCACAAGTCTACTATATAGAAGCTCGTGGTGAGTTTGGTAAAGAACTTGCTGAAATGGCAAAAAAGCAGGCTAATGATAGAAATGAAAAAGTAAATGTCTATATTGATGAAGATCCAAGACGCTATAAAGATAATAGAATTTTAAAATTGGGCGTTGATAGAAAGGGTAGATATAGTGTTTCTTTAGGTAAGGAGCTTTATGAAAAGCAATGTTCTAGCTGTCATGGCGAGAATGCTGATAAAAGGCCATTTGGTTCAACACCTCTAAAAAATATGGATGCTAAAGATATTGAAGATAGCATCATCTCTTATAGAAGTGACTCAAGTTTTGGCGGAAGCGGCAAAAATGTAATGCAAAACCAAGCTAAAATTCTTTCAAATAATGATCTTGGCGCGATTCTCGCCTATCTAAAAGGCAAAGATGCATTTGCTGAACGAGACACAAATGAAAACAAACCGGTCTCTACTCAAACAAAGCAAGGCAGTTATTTAAGATAA
- a CDS encoding hydrogenase-4 component G: MKISQIANSYNSSSLKENVKSEISLHKDEKGISKKESEITNLTAKDISNSYFLQYQKEIVKSSSSNLLAQGGLSFNAPKDLSEILSGLDLVSTGYNGKSLNELSSDEANDLISENGFFGIANTAERIASFVLNGAGDDVEKLKAGREGVAKGFEDAKKIWGGELPEISQKTIEKTLETLDKKIAELGGNVLNVSA, encoded by the coding sequence ATGAAAATTTCTCAAATCGCAAACTCATATAATAGTTCAAGCCTAAAAGAAAATGTAAAATCAGAAATTTCACTTCATAAAGATGAAAAAGGTATCTCTAAAAAAGAGTCTGAAATTACAAATTTAACAGCCAAAGATATTTCAAATAGCTACTTTTTGCAGTATCAAAAAGAGATCGTTAAAAGTAGTAGTTCAAATTTATTAGCTCAAGGTGGCTTAAGCTTTAATGCGCCTAAAGATTTATCAGAAATTTTATCAGGACTTGATCTTGTAAGTACCGGCTATAACGGTAAATCTTTAAACGAGCTAAGTAGTGACGAGGCAAATGATCTTATTAGTGAGAATGGATTTTTTGGTATTGCAAATACGGCTGAGAGGATAGCTAGCTTTGTGCTAAATGGTGCAGGTGATGACGTGGAAAAACTAAAAGCCGGTAGAGAGGGCGTGGCAAAGGGTTTTGAGGATGCGAAGAAAATTTGGGGAGGTGAGCTCCCTGAAATTTCACAAAAGACTATTGAAAAGACCCTTGAGACACTTGATAAAAAGATCGCCGAGCTTGGCGGTAACGTTTTAAATGTTTCAGCTTAA
- a CDS encoding DoxX family protein: MKNVDLGLLFIRLGLGICLFMHGFGKILHGLSGVKGILVNAGLPGFLAYFSYLGEVLAPIMLIIGFYSRVGAILVLGTSITILYSYYGFTNLFALNEVNGFKSELIYLYIAISLCILLTGSGKYAVKQD; encoded by the coding sequence ATGAAAAATGTTGATCTTGGACTTTTATTTATACGTTTAGGTCTTGGTATCTGCCTTTTTATGCATGGTTTTGGTAAAATTTTACATGGACTTAGTGGGGTAAAAGGTATATTAGTAAATGCTGGTTTGCCTGGATTTTTGGCATATTTTTCTTACCTTGGAGAGGTCTTAGCACCCATTATGTTAATTATTGGTTTTTATTCAAGAGTAGGTGCTATCCTAGTTTTAGGCACTAGTATTACTATTTTATACTCGTACTATGGATTTACAAATTTATTTGCATTAAATGAAGTTAATGGTTTTAAATCAGAACTTATTTACCTTTATATTGCTATTTCACTTTGTATTCTTTTGACAGGTAGTGGCAAATATGCTGTCAAACAAGACTAA
- a CDS encoding rhodanese-like domain-containing protein, translating into MKKILLLGAVCCMLSADVKTVNISPDEIKKYDQIIDIRTPSEWQETGVIAGAKTITFNPNDKSAFLEELSKAVDIKKPIALVCRSGRRSTAAAAAIDSSDLKIINLDGGMSSLIEQGYKTTPYKK; encoded by the coding sequence ATGAAAAAAATTTTACTTTTAGGAGCCGTTTGTTGCATGTTGTCAGCTGATGTTAAAACCGTTAACATAAGCCCAGATGAGATCAAAAAATATGATCAGATTATCGATATAAGAACTCCATCTGAGTGGCAAGAGACTGGCGTTATCGCAGGTGCAAAGACTATAACTTTTAATCCAAACGATAAGAGTGCATTTTTGGAGGAGCTTTCAAAGGCAGTTGATATCAAAAAACCTATTGCTCTTGTTTGCAGAAGCGGCAGAAGAAGTACGGCAGCAGCCGCAGCGATAGATAGCTCAGATCTTAAGATAATAAATTTAGATGGAGGTATGAGTAGCTTGATCGAGCAAGGCTATAAAACTACGCCTTATAAAAAATAG
- the ccsA gene encoding cytochrome c biogenesis protein CcsA, with the protein MLNPKSLFLSMGSAIILMIIFAIASGAATIIESKTSTEAAWYYVYGASWFALIQLLLGINLTYNIFRYNLIDPKKLPSLIFHLGFIVILIGAGITRYIGFEADMHIREKTQSNIVTTKISYLNLTALNDNGGEISAALPLGLSDTKKGFDLKLKIVDNEANLKFKEFVPNASYKFVDDKNGQPVVEFVVSNESESEEIFLLEEEEARVADISFIFNAKPDESKKYVLFKLVDGNFTVTSNTDLSKFTMSDSSKTELKAGSVSDFGMGSLYTISNINFAPRLVSTHASRKLVSTKDSEFNALIAELNYKGESKEMHIFYNLTEPSRLAVAGQKFNASWGAQQVKLPFSLYLEDFELKRYPGSNSPMSYSSEVIVKDDTNMSGLDYKIYMNHVLDYDGYRFFQSSYDTDEKGTILSVNKDPGKIPTYIGYFLLGLGFVLNVVNPGSRFRKLAKLIDNESTKGGKKVVAIIAIMLLSLNFSSLKAEDFLPNISKEHTQKLSRLIVQSSDGRMKPFDTLSKEILNKIHRSENINSLNSNQAMLSIMVTPDFWRSEKIISLGQSKELKKELGIDENAKYASFNDFFRATKDGGSEYKLTKFAEIANRKHPGSRNTFDKDVIKIDERLNVFYMIFIGEIFKIFPKQDDPSNSWYSPASAMMYFPPKEADLVINMMREYFAAVDAATKDNDWSKADAALDKISAYQQKYGSAVMPSEEKINIEILFNKIQIFERLTPVYLLAGLALLFFVFVKMLAPKVQINGIVKIVYIINLLAFFAHTVGLGLRWYIAEHAPWSNAYESMVYIAWALGFSGIVFAKRSPIALALTSILAGVTLFVAHLSWMDPQITTLVPVLQSYWLTIHVSVITASYGFLGLCALLGGFTLLLIILQNKKKPNPEISRNILEATRINEMAMILGLSLLTLGNFLGGVWANESWGRYWGWDSKETWALVSILVYAAVLHIRFIPKLNNQYAFAVASFFAYWSIIMTYFGVNFYLAGMHSYAAGDPLPVPDFVWISIVIMVLMSILAFTKRSLCSRL; encoded by the coding sequence ATGTTAAATCCAAAATCATTATTTTTAAGTATGGGCTCAGCTATCATTTTGATGATAATCTTTGCCATAGCTAGCGGAGCCGCTACGATAATAGAAAGTAAAACTAGTACAGAAGCTGCATGGTACTATGTTTATGGTGCCAGCTGGTTTGCTCTCATTCAACTACTTCTTGGCATAAATTTGACCTATAATATCTTTAGATATAACTTAATCGATCCCAAAAAACTTCCTTCGCTTATCTTTCACCTTGGTTTTATCGTTATCTTAATCGGTGCTGGTATAACAAGATACATTGGCTTTGAGGCTGATATGCATATAAGAGAAAAAACTCAGTCAAATATCGTTACGACAAAAATATCCTATTTAAATTTAACCGCATTAAACGATAATGGAGGAGAGATAAGCGCTGCTTTGCCGTTAGGACTTTCTGATACAAAAAAAGGTTTTGATCTAAAGCTAAAAATAGTAGATAATGAAGCTAATTTAAAATTTAAAGAATTTGTACCAAATGCAAGCTATAAGTTTGTGGATGATAAAAACGGGCAACCAGTAGTGGAATTTGTGGTTTCAAACGAGAGTGAAAGTGAAGAAATCTTCTTGTTGGAAGAAGAGGAAGCAAGAGTTGCAGATATTAGTTTTATCTTTAATGCTAAGCCAGACGAGAGTAAAAAATATGTGCTTTTTAAATTAGTGGACGGAAATTTCACAGTTACTTCAAATACTGATCTTTCAAAATTTACAATGAGTGATAGTTCAAAAACTGAGTTAAAAGCTGGTAGTGTAAGTGATTTTGGCATGGGCAGTCTTTATACTATTTCAAATATAAATTTTGCTCCAAGATTAGTTTCGACTCATGCCTCAAGGAAGCTAGTTAGCACAAAAGATAGCGAATTTAACGCCTTGATAGCTGAATTAAATTATAAAGGCGAGAGTAAAGAGATGCATATTTTTTATAACCTAACAGAACCTTCACGCTTGGCTGTGGCTGGACAAAAATTTAACGCTTCATGGGGTGCACAGCAAGTTAAACTTCCGTTTAGCTTATACTTAGAAGATTTTGAGCTTAAAAGATATCCTGGCTCAAATTCGCCTATGAGCTATTCAAGTGAAGTTATTGTAAAAGATGATACAAACATGTCGGGGCTTGACTATAAAATTTATATGAATCATGTGCTTGACTATGATGGTTATAGATTTTTCCAAAGTTCATACGATACAGATGAAAAGGGAACCATTCTCTCTGTCAATAAAGATCCAGGTAAGATACCAACTTATATCGGGTACTTTTTACTTGGGCTTGGCTTTGTGTTAAATGTTGTAAATCCTGGTAGCCGTTTTAGAAAACTAGCTAAGTTAATAGACAATGAATCAACAAAGGGTGGTAAAAAGGTTGTTGCTATCATTGCCATTATGCTTTTAAGTTTAAATTTTAGCTCATTAAAGGCTGAAGACTTTTTGCCTAATATCAGCAAAGAGCACACACAAAAGCTTTCTAGGCTTATTGTACAAAGCTCAGATGGTAGAATGAAGCCATTTGACACTCTTAGCAAAGAAATTTTAAATAAAATACATAGAAGCGAGAACATAAATAGCCTAAATTCGAATCAAGCAATGCTTTCAATAATGGTAACTCCTGATTTTTGGCGAAGTGAAAAAATTATCTCACTTGGACAAAGCAAGGAACTAAAAAAAGAGCTTGGCATAGATGAAAATGCAAAATATGCAAGTTTTAATGATTTTTTTAGAGCCACAAAAGATGGCGGAAGTGAATATAAACTCACAAAATTTGCCGAAATTGCTAATCGCAAGCACCCTGGATCACGCAATACATTTGATAAAGATGTGATCAAGATCGATGAGAGATTGAATGTTTTTTATATGATATTTATTGGTGAAATTTTTAAAATTTTTCCAAAACAAGATGACCCATCAAACTCTTGGTATTCGCCTGCTAGTGCAATGATGTACTTTCCGCCTAAGGAGGCTGATCTAGTCATCAATATGATGAGAGAGTATTTTGCAGCAGTTGATGCAGCAACAAAAGATAATGATTGGAGTAAGGCTGATGCCGCACTTGATAAAATTTCAGCCTATCAGCAAAAGTATGGTTCTGCTGTAATGCCAAGTGAAGAAAAGATAAATATAGAAATTTTGTTTAATAAAATTCAAATTTTTGAGCGATTGACACCGGTTTATCTTTTGGCAGGCCTTGCACTTTTATTTTTTGTTTTTGTCAAAATGCTAGCTCCAAAGGTTCAGATAAATGGCATTGTAAAGATTGTGTATATTATAAATTTACTAGCTTTTTTTGCTCACACTGTCGGACTTGGACTTCGTTGGTACATTGCTGAGCATGCGCCTTGGAGTAACGCTTATGAATCGATGGTCTATATCGCTTGGGCTTTAGGATTTTCTGGTATCGTCTTTGCAAAACGTAGCCCTATCGCCCTTGCTCTTACGTCTATATTGGCTGGCGTTACATTGTTTGTTGCGCACCTTAGCTGGATGGATCCGCAGATCACTACACTTGTGCCTGTACTTCAAAGCTACTGGCTAACAATACATGTCTCTGTCATTACTGCAAGTTATGGATTTTTAGGGCTTTGCGCGTTACTTGGTGGCTTTACACTATTGCTTATCATTTTGCAAAATAAGAAAAAGCCAAATCCAGAAATTTCTCGTAATATTCTTGAAGCTACTCGTATAAATGAGATGGCTATGATACTAGGACTTAGCTTGCTTACTCTTGGAAATTTCCTGGGCGGTGTCTGGGCGAACGAGAGTTGGGGCAGATATTGGGGCTGGGACAGCAAGGAGACTTGGGCGCTAGTTTCGATACTTGTTTATGCCGCAGTTCTTCATATAAGATTTATTCCAAAGCTAAACAATCAATATGCGTTTGCAGTTGCTTCGTTCTTTGCTTATTGGTCGATTATTATGACTTATTTTGGTGTAAATTTTTATTTAGCTGGCATGCACTCATATGCAGCAGGAGATCCATTGCCAGTGCCTGATTTTGTCTGGATTAGTATCGTGATAATGGTGCTTATGAGTATTTTGGCATTTACAAAGCGATCACTTTGCTCAAGGCTTTAG
- the rpsL gene encoding 30S ribosomal protein S12 produces MPTINQLVRKERKKVTVKSKSPALKECPQRRGVCTRVYTTTPKKPNSALRKVAKVRLTSGFEVISYIGGEGHNLQEHSIVLVRGGRVKDLPGVKYHIVRGALDTAGVAKRTVSRSKYGAKRPKAGAAAATKK; encoded by the coding sequence GTGCCAACCATAAATCAATTGGTCAGAAAAGAACGCAAGAAAGTGACTGTTAAGTCAAAATCTCCAGCGTTAAAAGAGTGCCCTCAAAGAAGAGGAGTTTGCACTAGGGTTTATACTACAACTCCTAAAAAACCAAACTCAGCTTTGAGGAAAGTTGCCAAAGTTAGGCTAACAAGTGGTTTTGAAGTCATCAGCTATATCGGCGGTGAAGGTCATAACCTACAAGAACACAGTATCGTTTTAGTTCGCGGCGGTAGGGTTAAAGACTTACCAGGTGTTAAATATCACATCGTTCGTGGTGCACTTGATACTGCTGGTGTTGCAAAAAGAACAGTTTCTCGTTCTAAATATGGTGCTAAACGCCCTAAAGCTGGCGCTGCAGCTGCAACAAAAAAGTAA
- a CDS encoding fatty-acid--CoA ligase, producing the protein MLIKGLIVFFVVLLLIAICVLIYILLRNRDYSSETKELVLEKEEITIEKLEKLAGDNSLSKNELFELIQIFVGNFSIPAKNNQVMPKEANNYINFIILICSHKNSDAKLISFLDKEAKKKNPSYIVEIEESEKIGIENRKNRR; encoded by the coding sequence ATGCTAATAAAAGGCCTAATAGTTTTCTTTGTTGTATTGCTATTAATTGCAATTTGTGTGTTAATCTATATACTTTTAAGAAATAGGGATTATAGCAGCGAAACAAAGGAACTTGTATTAGAAAAAGAAGAGATAACGATCGAAAAGCTTGAAAAGCTTGCAGGTGATAATAGTTTAAGTAAAAACGAGCTTTTCGAACTTATTCAAATCTTTGTAGGAAATTTTAGTATACCAGCCAAAAATAACCAAGTCATGCCAAAAGAGGCAAATAACTATATAAATTTCATAATTTTAATCTGCTCTCATAAAAATTCTGATGCAAAGCTCATCAGTTTTTTAGACAAAGAAGCTAAAAAGAAAAATCCAAGCTATATTGTCGAGATAGAAGAGAGTGAGAAAATCGGCATAGAAAATCGCAAAAATCGTAGATAA
- a CDS encoding major outer membrane protein has protein sequence MKLTKISLATLVALGAFSSVASATPLEEAIKNVDLSGFARYRYTNTHNKDTEQSDVAKKSKANHQFRMVTNFKAAIDDNFFGVIGLRYNSVDGSGDNAKTDDADGTDKTDTTKTFAVHQFYLGYKAGNTTITAGKQAIGSYFTDDAVGTGVRVVNKDIEGLTLTALAFDAISSEWADGTLYAEADPKKPKLKATSLLNSYDVGNLYAAGIAGSYDPINFQLWYASLTNLADVLAADVSANFAINDDISLGARLNYVNSSADKEAKGYLTSENGAKYNDGNFYAGELSTSLFGLDLAAGYIGWKVQDKGVTSFSFEDQAALIDAGEDVFDWTFTEGKGNFLYATSAYTFDKFTVGLDYVKGTQKVFGGTGNPDIKDKVEEFVPRFAYQYSKKLKFSSFYSFQTHKLPDDVKTKEDKFRFEAKYSF, from the coding sequence ATGAAACTAACAAAAATTAGTTTAGCCACTTTGGTTGCTTTAGGTGCATTTTCAAGCGTAGCAAGTGCTACCCCACTTGAAGAAGCTATAAAAAATGTAGATCTTTCAGGATTTGCAAGATATAGATATACAAATACTCACAATAAAGATACAGAGCAAAGTGATGTTGCAAAAAAAAGCAAAGCTAATCATCAATTTAGAATGGTTACAAACTTTAAAGCCGCTATTGATGATAACTTTTTTGGTGTTATTGGTTTAAGATATAACTCTGTTGATGGCTCAGGCGATAACGCTAAAACAGATGATGCAGATGGTACAGATAAAACAGATACAACAAAGACATTTGCTGTTCACCAATTCTATCTTGGTTATAAAGCTGGAAATACTACTATCACAGCCGGTAAACAAGCCATTGGTTCATACTTTACTGATGATGCAGTTGGTACAGGTGTAAGAGTGGTAAATAAAGATATCGAAGGTCTTACGCTTACAGCTTTAGCGTTTGATGCTATCTCTAGTGAATGGGCTGATGGTACTTTATATGCAGAAGCAGATCCTAAAAAACCAAAATTAAAAGCTACCAGTCTTTTAAACAGCTATGATGTTGGTAACCTATATGCAGCTGGTATCGCTGGCTCATATGATCCTATCAACTTCCAACTATGGTATGCTAGCCTAACAAACTTAGCTGACGTACTTGCAGCTGATGTTTCAGCAAATTTTGCTATTAATGATGATATTTCTTTAGGTGCAAGACTTAACTATGTAAATAGTTCAGCAGATAAAGAAGCAAAAGGGTATTTAACTTCAGAAAATGGTGCTAAGTACAATGATGGTAATTTCTATGCTGGCGAACTTTCAACTTCACTATTTGGTCTTGATCTAGCTGCTGGTTATATCGGCTGGAAAGTTCAAGATAAAGGTGTAACATCATTTAGCTTTGAAGATCAGGCTGCTCTAATTGATGCTGGTGAAGATGTATTTGATTGGACATTTACAGAAGGTAAAGGTAACTTCCTCTATGCAACAAGTGCTTATACATTTGATAAATTTACAGTTGGTTTAGACTATGTAAAAGGTACTCAAAAAGTATTTGGCGGTACTGGTAATCCGGACATAAAAGATAAAGTTGAGGAATTCGTTCCAAGATTCGCTTACCAATACAGCAAGAAGTTGAAATTTAGCTCATTCTACTCTTTCCAAACACATAAATTACCTGATGATGTAAAAACAAAAGAAGATAAATTCAGATTTGAAGCTAAATACTCATTCTAA
- a CDS encoding Dps family protein has protein sequence MSKVILQLNVIQADANALYIKFHDLHWNVKGIQFFSVHEYTEKAYEDMSEIFDDAAERALMLGGRPIVKAEELAKVTHIKHEPKEIYTPTEVLEIVLADYKHLLGEFKKLDELAEGDTTTQMYAQDQIAKFEKAIWMLNATLSK, from the coding sequence ATGTCAAAAGTTATTTTACAATTAAATGTTATTCAGGCTGATGCAAATGCACTTTATATTAAATTTCACGATCTTCACTGGAATGTAAAAGGTATTCAATTTTTTAGCGTTCATGAATACACAGAAAAAGCTTACGAAGATATGAGTGAGATATTTGACGATGCAGCTGAGAGAGCTCTCATGCTTGGTGGCAGACCTATCGTCAAGGCTGAGGAGCTAGCAAAAGTTACTCACATCAAACACGAGCCAAAAGAAATTTACACTCCAACTGAGGTTTTAGAGATTGTCTTGGCTGATTATAAACACCTTTTGGGCGAGTTTAAAAAGCTTGACGAACTTGCAGAAGGCGATACAACAACTCAAATGTATGCACAAGATCAAATCGCAAAATTTGAAAAAGCGATCTGGATGCTAAACGCAACACTTAGCAAATAA